The genomic region GGCGAAGATAGTTGACTGGTGATGTGATCGGCACAAGCATCAGCGAGACAGCGGCTGGGGGTGAAGGAGGAGACCTCGCTCATGCACCTCATATCAACGACAAGGTGTGGGCGACGGGGGTGTCTATGGCCTCAGAAACCACCCCTAGGACTAGGAGAAGAGACCTCATCTTAGTTTTAGTTAAGATCAGTTTAAATTTAGGTTAAACTTGTTTAATTTCAtccttttggttttaatatatatCAAACTTCATTTAATTATTCGCTTCAATTTCGTCCGTGTTTGAGCCGCGGTCCGTTTCAAATAGCCCGGACATCTTGCGTCCACGATTGGATGGCCGGCTAACATGTCCCTTTCCAACTCAAAAAAACAGGGCCCTTCCCAAGATGAAGAAAAAACCCAGCTCCTGGAGCAGTTCACCAGCAAACTGTACTAGTACTCATGCAGCCATGCTGTACTACATACATCATCATAAGTTCATAGCTACCACATGTTGGAGCTGACAACTTGACCAAACCCTAGCAAGAGCCAATGAAAATTAAGCTTAAGGAAGCTTCATGTCTGATTAGGTTAAGCAAAAAACGATCTCTAGATtaataagaaagaaaaagaaggcTCCTAGGCTCATGGGGGGTGATGGCTGGCTGCTGGGACATTAAATACAGGCTATAAACATGTATGTATACAGCTATTGCTCTATGAGACTCCATTTCCATTGGTGAAAAATGTTGTCAAGATATCAGCAGGGGCTGTGGGGAAGCCTGGGGAGAGGTTAGTGACTGGAGAGACAGCTCAACAACCGAAAGATCACTCTTGCTCCCCTTCATCGCCGGTTAGcccctcgtcgtcgtcatcgtcagtGTCTTCGTCTTCGTACTCATCGCCATCACTGCCATCTGTGGAGCCGAAAATCGCTTCCTTGGCTGCGGTAGAATCGCCAAAGCTGTTTTGTCCAGGCTGCTGCAGATGCTGCGCCGAGCTGGGTCCGCTAGCTGGTGCTAGTGAGGAGAGTGGCCTGGGGGCTAATGGTTTCAGCTGATTTGGAAGGCTTTCCCCAGGCCTGATGTGGATGGCATCTTTCGACTGTGCTGCTTTTATGATTGAAGCTGCATCAGATGGAGATGCAATGCGCGCCCCCGCCGCGATGGCTGCAGCCCTTATAGAAGAGTTGTCAGCAGTAGTTGCCCGTGAATCGGTGTTTTCTGCCAGTGTTTTTGCCTCTGAGTGTGTGGCAGGCACTTGGGCAGAAGATTGACATTGGCGAAGATCAAATGATGCATTGCCATTATTCATCATGCCGCCGGAGTTTGTAGAATTCATCCCAGCTGCATCAGCAGTAAAATCATATCAAAATGACCGTGTTAAGTAAAACAACCGGCAAAGGAGACAAGGGTTATTCAGGAAACTTGtgcacataatagcatatataaACAGAATTGCAGCCAGATGTCTGGAACAATTTATAGATTTTCATAGCAACGTAAAATCATGGCAATACATACATACCAGTAGACATCTTGTTCTTGTCCATGGAGGGCAGGCAGAATCCAATTGGAACGGTCACAAGCTGTGGTGAAGCAGTAGAATTTACGCTGCTTCCCTTGTTTCCATTAGCTTGGGACAGTTCATGACTCTGCACATGTCATCAAGATTTATTACAGTCAGAGCCTTGAAGCTAGAGTTGAAGAGTTCGAGATAAATGAAATGAAGAGCACTCTGTAATTTAGCAAGAAAATCAAAGCTAAGCATAGGCACTGTTTAAAAAGATCTACCACATGAGCTACAATGCTACACTAATAGATACGCTAATGTTTATGAGACAGTCTAGTGCTGTCTCTCTAACTAGTCACAACCTTAAGCCAATTAGAGATAAGATCTAGGATTTCTCACTTTTGGGTTGTTAAGCCTCTATATAAAGAGGACCCTATATGATGAACAAAGAAAGCACGAAACAACATAGTCCTTATATCTTGCACCTCCCCTACTCTCTCCAAAACCTAGTACACAATAGGAGATGACCAAACATATAACAGCTGTTGCATGGCACAACCAAAATACACACATACAACTGTTGACATAATGGACAACACAATAGGAGATTAGATATCAAGAAAACAAGACTATAGCTAAGTAGGTAACACCCTTTTAAGACATACAAAGGGATAAGCAGCAAGCAGCATTTCTGACAGAGGCCTATTTGAAAATATTATGACTGGAATCTTCGTTCTTGGTTATGGTTCTTAGGCTAACCACATAAGATCTATTTCCTAAATACTACTGTGGCTATGAGTCAAACACTTGGCTAACTTCAACTAGCTTTGATACAGAACAAACATTCCTTGAATTTGTCAGTGCCTTGTTAACGATTCAGTCAGAGCACCTTCGAGAAATAACAGGCTTACAGCATTACAAAACAAAAGGGAATTACTTCCAAGCTTCTAAATAGCGGTCGATATTTTGGTACTGGTAGCCTGCTGATACCAATTCAATATACAAGTAACTGTACCCCCACACATATTGGCCATATAGCCCAATGGTTGATATTGTGGCCACTAGCCAGTACAGCCCCACATGTAGATGATATAGAATTAAACATGTGTGTCTAATTATTTATCAAATTAATGTATCACAAAGAAATGGAACTAATGCAGATTTGTGTAAAGATACATACACAATGCAGTTCCTTCTATTATTATAACAGAAGGTACACCGTATATGTCTAATGATTTCTTATGCCATTCAGTAATTAACTAGTATTTTGCTTCTGAAGCAGAACTATCAGAAACTTATAATTACATGCTTGTTCAATGATGAGTATTCTGCATTGTATTTATTGTAGAAAGGAATGGCATGTACATGAATAATTAAAAGTGAACAGTGTTTCCCCAGTACAACTGATATCGCTCAGTATTCCAGACCCTTGCCAAACCCAGTCTGATATGAACTGGATATCCACTATTTAGAAGCTTAATTACACACTAGCACACTAAACGTGTACTAAGTGATCTAAATTATTGGTTCTCCCCCACAATCAATCGTGCTATTTATCCATGCCACATCAGCGCATATCCTTATTTCACACCATTATGAAATGTTGACCAACAAGTGAGAACATAAGATCATCATTCTAGATAAATCTGAACATGGACAGGCCTCTATTCAAATAATTAAGCAGGAAGCTAATAATACTGAAACCAGCTCATCCTATAAGCAGTCCTGATCAGATAGCCTTACAGGAGCAACAAAACCAGCAATTGTATTTGTATACAAAAGTAAACTGTAATGAATATTTCAACACTGCTTTGCAACTGAACATAATCACTTCATTTTTCTTTAGCTGCCTACTGAAGTGCTGAACAATGGAAGGAAATTAGGTAGGTGTTTCTTCCTGTGGACAGCACTCAAGTACAACCAAAGCAGTTAAGCAGATTTTGAATCATGCCATACTCAAATCAAACTAGCAATATTTATTTTACTTATTTGTATTTCCTAATGCAGTGATAGCATGAAATTAATGATGTGGTTATCTTCTTTAATTATACATGTGAAGTACAAAATTTTGTATTGACTCTTTCAAAGCACCTACACTAGCCAGCTGAGGAAACAATGCAGGAAAATTTATAGTAAAGATTATATGTTTATGAGCCAGATGAAGAATGGATAATAATTGAACTTCACCCCAACTTCACCCCACAAGAACATATGTTTATGTACATACATGTAAATTAAAAAAAACACTGTATGATTATTGCCAAAATTCCTAATATCCAGTCAAGCGGCAAGTTTAGAAGAGGGTAGAAaatagtgtaaaaaacgctcttatattatgggacggagggagtagcatatatGGTGTTATGTAGGACATGAAAGAAAAAAGATAAACAGAACAGCAACACGAATTATCATAAATCATGCAGCATGCTCAGATGAGATAGACAAAAGAACGGTAACTTAGTGTTCATTCAGAACTCAGAAAAAAAATATAGCAGAaacaggaggtggaggtggaggtggaggttgagAAACAGGAAAATAGTATTGCTCGCTATGATCTGCTTCTTGCTGGTCTTTCAAAAAATTCAAGTTGATTGATCACAACTATCAGAAAACAAGAAGGGTAATCTGAAAAGAACATTCTTAATGATAGAAAAAAGGCCTCCAAGCAAATAGATAGACAACAATTGTTGTTTGCCTCATTCTCTTATAGTTCATCAAGCATCTATTCTTTAAACTTCCTATACGATGTTCACAATCAAGTGGAGAAGTTTTGCAAGTTTCGTTGCAtacattatactccctctgtaaactaatataagagtgtttagatcactatttgtACTATTCCTTCCATATTTTATAACTGATGATTTAGACACATGTACACATATGAAGAAAATGCACAACATCACTACCATAACCAATTAAATTTGTTCATCTACCAATGACCTGCCCTTTTTAGACCAAATAACCAACAAACAAAGTGGGCACCACCTCACTCAATGGAGCACACAATGAACAATTAAAGGATAGTGCAGGAAGATATGAATATGAAACTTTTGGTAGTCAGTATAGTTAATGACCTCGTTAATTTGTGAAGCAACCCCTGAAGATTTAGTTTCTCCTGCTTGCACAACATTTCCTGAAGAAGGTGCTGTTGTTGATGCATCTCGGTCTGAGaatccatgaaacttgtcaacaGCTACAGAAGCAGTTGCCATGTTGCCATCGGTTGAGTTATGTGCACCCGATGTTTGCCCATGTTGTGCACAGGAAGAAACAGGAATTGCAGCAACTAGCTGACTAGGCCCTTGTGAACCACCTGATGTACTGGGACCAACAAAGAGGTAATTACTAGGTTGCTGCATATGCATAAACTGATTCGGTGTGGAGTTCTCTCTTGAGTTGTTTGAAttcctttttctcttcttttgCTGACCAAAACTATCCTGGATTTTTCCAGAACATTCTGGCAGCTGCGCTGTAATTGGCATCACTGCCAATGGTGCTGCTACTTGTCCAATCCCTCTCTTGGCCATATTGACTTTGTTAGCAGCCTCTTGAAGAGCCTGCATCGCCACAATATAAACCTCTGCAGATGATGCTCCTTCTTCAGCATACCTAAGTGCTTCACGACACAAACTGTTGTAGCGCCATGTCTGAGATTGCTCGCCATCCTCGACAGTACTTCTTTGCTCCTCCTTGAGCTCTTTAACTCTAATAACTTCATCAGGTTTCTTGTCCGAGCTTCTATCTGTGGCATTTTTGGTCCATCTTTTCATGATGTACTGAGAAGGAAGCGCAGATACACCTTGTGCACCAAAGACAGTAAGAATATGCCTACAGACAATACCAAGACATTCGAACATCTGACAGGTACATTTTGCAGAACACTCAGAAGAATTGAATTGAACCATACGAGGCTTCTCACTTCCTTGAGATGTGGTCACTTTATACGTGCAAGCCTTACCATCCTGCTCTGCCACTTCCAGAGTAGAAACAGAGGCACCAATCAATTCCTGTTGGAACCTCAAAAACAGTGTCCTTGTGTACAAGTCTGCTCCTTGCTTCTCAATAGGAGATGGTGTCTTGATATCTGGAAGCGAATACTTTGTTTCGAACTCTTCCTTCACCTCCCTCTCATAACAACTGTCGAGAGCTTTTTCGTAGTGCTGAATGAACGACTGTGAATTGGTTTTAGCAGTGATGTGAGACTCAAAAAACGAGCTCCTGCTCATACACCCCTGCCTTGATGGCTCGTCTCCAAAGAACGTATCCCTCAAGTATACCGGGACCCACTGCTGCCGGCAATTGTACATTGAATCAAGCCACTCGTTATGCCCAGACCCAACCTTGGAAATCAATGCCTCCCAATTTGCTTCAAACTCATCAATTGTGTCAGACATGTTGATGCAGTTGACAAGATCATCATAAAGGGACGGGAATGCATTTAAGAAATCTGATAGCTTACACTGGGCTTCATTCAAGATGTGCCACCTGCAGAATCGGTGCCTGGTGTGAGGAAGAACCTTGTGGACAGCTGATTGTATGGCGCCATCATACTCTATGGTGAGAGAGACAGGGTGCTGACCAGACATTGCCAAGAGAAGTGTTTCAAAGAGCCAAGCAAACGACGCCTCAGAGTTATCCCTGATGACTGCACACCCAAATAGGACTGGCTGGCAATGGTGATTGACTCCGGTGAATGTGACGAGAGGGAGCTCATACTTGCTTCTTTTGCAGTGGTCGTCCAAGAAAACGGCGTCCCCAAAGTCCTTGTACGCCGTCCTCGCTCTGGCATCGGACCAGAAGACATTCCCCACCGGATGGCCCTCGACGAACTGCATTGCGTAGAAGAAGGCCGGGTCCTCAGCTTGCATGCGCTTGACATAATCCAGGATCACTCTAGTGGCATTTCCGATGCCGTCCCCGATGTAATGGGGAACCACTGCTGGTTGAGGGATGATGCCGGTCTGAGGAACAGGCggtgtggggggcggtggtggcggcgcaggCTCAATGGCGAGGAACATACCTCCATTCCGGCGGACCccgtaggaggaggaggagcgctgcTTGCCGCACTCGGAGAGCGGCTTGTGCGGGCGCAGGCAGTGCGCCTGGTTCTGCGGGACAAGGGGGTGGTTGTGCGCGGTCTCGAGCTTGGTGATGGCCCACTTGCCGCCGTCCTGCTTCTTGACCCGGATCATGGCCTTGCAGCCGACCCTGGTGACGGCGCGGGTGCGGCGGGCGCCCCGGCCGCCGTCGTCGGCGCCGGCGGGGGCGCCGGGGCTGGAGGCGAGGGCGGCGGCCTGCTCGTGCTTGCCGCGGTAGGTGCGGAAGCCCTCCTTGGCGCACACGAACTGGCGCGACATGATGGAGCCGTCGCGGCGGGAGCGGTGCATCACGCTGATCCGGGTGCTGAACCCGACGCGGTGCGCGTAGAGGTTGTAGAAGATCCACGCGTCCTCCTCGTCGTCGAACTCCATGCCCTCGAACGGGTCCACCCCGTCGTGCACGCTGGGGCGCGCCGGGTAGGCGGACGCGGGGGCGGGGGCCGAGGCGTCGAGCTCCATCTCCGTGCCGTAGCCGACGCTGTCGTTGTCCCCGTCGCCCATTTCGCTGTCGGGCGTCCCCTGCTCGCTGCTCCCCGCCGCCACCCTCTCCATGGCCGGCCCGCCCGGGGGTGCCCGGAGGCCGCGGCGGCGAGATCAAGCCGCCCCCTTTTCgcgggcggggaggcgcgggcggggGCGATCGAGCCGCATACGGCGTGGCGAGTCGGGGGAGGTGGaggggaaggggggcggcggcggcggaggtccgGCGAGGTGcgagtgggggggagggggtgtggGGGAAGAAGAGGGGACGGGAGTGACCGGCTGGGGCGGTCTGGGGTTTGACCGGGGCGGGGGGAGGGTCCGGCTGGCTAGGGTTTGTTCCTGACCCGTCCTCACAGTCCGCTCGGGCTGTGTGTGCGTGGCCCGCCGCGATTCCCTGTACTTTGACGTGCaactgagctgctgctgctgtgtggggatggatggatggaggGATCATCCGATGGTCAAAAAGCCCCAAAATAGTGCGGCGCCTCTCCTTTTTCTCTCCCCTTTTTGTAAAACAGGCAAAACAGACAGAAATAGTGATGTGCTATTCTCCTTGACTATGTTCTTTCCCTTTTGCAAGACACGCTGAGCCTTGCTGCTTTTCCAAACAGACTTTTATTGGAGGAGGCAAAAGGATTCGGTTGTCATGTGTCTGTCGACGGTACAGAAAACCGACACGATAGGCGGGCACCGATGCAGGGTCTGAAACAG from Triticum aestivum cultivar Chinese Spring chromosome 4A, IWGSC CS RefSeq v2.1, whole genome shotgun sequence harbors:
- the LOC123087363 gene encoding protein FAR1-RELATED SEQUENCE 5 — its product is MERVAAGSSEQGTPDSEMGDGDNDSVGYGTEMELDASAPAPASAYPARPSVHDGVDPFEGMEFDDEEDAWIFYNLYAHRVGFSTRISVMHRSRRDGSIMSRQFVCAKEGFRTYRGKHEQAAALASSPGAPAGADDGGRGARRTRAVTRVGCKAMIRVKKQDGGKWAITKLETAHNHPLVPQNQAHCLRPHKPLSECGKQRSSSSYGVRRNGGMFLAIEPAPPPPPPTPPVPQTGIIPQPAVVPHYIGDGIGNATRVILDYVKRMQAEDPAFFYAMQFVEGHPVGNVFWSDARARTAYKDFGDAVFLDDHCKRSKYELPLVTFTGVNHHCQPVLFGCAVIRDNSEASFAWLFETLLLAMSGQHPVSLTIEYDGAIQSAVHKVLPHTRHRFCRWHILNEAQCKLSDFLNAFPSLYDDLVNCINMSDTIDEFEANWEALISKVGSGHNEWLDSMYNCRQQWVPVYLRDTFFGDEPSRQGCMSRSSFFESHITAKTNSQSFIQHYEKALDSCYEREVKEEFETKYSLPDIKTPSPIEKQGADLYTRTLFLRFQQELIGASVSTLEVAEQDGKACTYKVTTSQGSEKPRMVQFNSSECSAKCTCQMFECLGIVCRHILTVFGAQGVSALPSQYIMKRWTKNATDRSSDKKPDEVIRVKELKEEQRSTVEDGEQSQTWRYNSLCREALRYAEEGASSAEVYIVAMQALQEAANKVNMAKRGIGQVAAPLAVMPITAQLPECSGKIQDSFGQQKKRKRNSNNSRENSTPNQFMHMQQPSNYLFVGPSTSGGSQGPSQLVAAIPVSSCAQHGQTSGAHNSTDGNMATASVAVDKFHGFSDRDASTTAPSSGNVVQAGETKSSGVASQINESHELSQANGNKGSSVNSTASPQLVTVPIGFCLPSMDKNKMSTAGMNSTNSGGMMNNGNASFDLRQCQSSAQVPATHSEAKTLAENTDSRATTADNSSIRAAAIAAGARIASPSDAASIIKAAQSKDAIHIRPGESLPNQLKPLAPRPLSSLAPASGPSSAQHLQQPGQNSFGDSTAAKEAIFGSTDGSDGDEYEDEDTDDDDDEGLTGDEGEQE